A single Triticum dicoccoides isolate Atlit2015 ecotype Zavitan chromosome 2A, WEW_v2.0, whole genome shotgun sequence DNA region contains:
- the LOC119355274 gene encoding ethylene-responsive transcription factor ABI4-like translates to MAPSAPRPPRRAATLTLLLPFLLLSSSPSLSFAAEPPPSSPAPLRAPPRRVASDSDSAPPPPHHPQHHHHHHRPPPPPPHWRRLNFGERLGIAFAGVAVAMQVVLGAFLALRAWQLRRLDRAEVSSSTPLT, encoded by the coding sequence ATGGCGCCAAGCGCACCACGGCCGCCCCGCCGAGCCGCGACCTTGACACTCCTCCtgcccttcctcctcctctcctcctccccgtCCCTCTCCTTCGCCGCCGAGCCGCCGCCGTCGAGCCCCGCCCCGCTCCGCGCGCCGCCGCGGCGGGTCGCGTCCGACTCCGACAGCGCCcccccgccgccgcaccacccgcagcaccaccaccaccaccaccgcccgcCCCCGCCCCCTCCGCACTGGCGGCGGCTCAACTTCGGCGAGAGACTCGGGATCGCCTTCGCCGGCGTCGCCGTGGCAATGCAGGTCGTCCTCGGCGCGTTCCTGGCGCTGCGCGCCTGGCAGCTGCGGCGGCTCGACAGGGCCGAGGTGTCCTCCTCCACGCCCCTCACCTGA